Proteins co-encoded in one Rhodohalobacter mucosus genomic window:
- the flgC gene encoding flagellar basal body rod protein FlgC: MDRLFSTFQTASNALAIQRQRVQIASENLANANTTRTESGKAYRPKTLQIERAENSVFGETLRSRLQLKTSSGLHMGSSDAPLRGEGPQSAAPEALEVSQARYRYEYDPSHPDADENGMVEYPDVDMVEEMTRLVSANRLYEANLSVIESEKEIIKRSFEI, encoded by the coding sequence ATGGACAGACTATTTAGCACATTTCAGACAGCGTCGAATGCACTAGCCATACAAAGGCAACGTGTACAGATTGCTTCGGAGAACCTGGCAAACGCCAATACAACCCGGACCGAGAGCGGTAAAGCATACCGGCCCAAAACGCTTCAAATAGAACGTGCTGAAAATTCGGTATTTGGAGAAACCCTTCGCAGCCGTCTTCAGCTAAAAACCAGCAGCGGTTTGCATATGGGATCATCAGACGCCCCGCTGCGTGGTGAAGGCCCCCAGAGCGCAGCGCCCGAGGCACTTGAAGTGAGCCAGGCCCGATACCGGTATGAGTACGATCCTTCACACCCTGACGCTGACGAAAACGGGATGGTTGAGTATCCTGATGTGGATATGGTGGAGGAGATGACCAGGCTGGTTAGCGCCAACAGGCTTTATGAGGCCAATCTGAGCGTAATTGAGTCAGAAAAAGAAATTATCAAACGATCATTTGAAATCTGA
- the fliE gene encoding flagellar hook-basal body complex protein FliE, with product MAIDPITIQALRQNPAMEGRDRIQEVGFNDSSNPEGSFADMIRDAVQSVDAMQKESETGVENILAGKAENIHEVMISMQKAQLSFQLMVEMRNKAVETYQELSRMQI from the coding sequence ATGGCTATAGATCCGATTACCATACAGGCACTACGCCAAAATCCCGCCATGGAAGGCCGCGATCGCATTCAGGAGGTCGGGTTCAACGATTCATCCAATCCTGAAGGAAGTTTTGCTGATATGATTCGCGACGCTGTTCAATCAGTAGATGCCATGCAAAAAGAGTCGGAGACCGGAGTTGAAAATATTCTCGCCGGCAAAGCGGAGAATATTCATGAAGTGATGATTTCCATGCAAAAAGCTCAGCTCAGTTTTCAGCTGATGGTTGAAATGAGGAATAAGGCGGTTGAAACGTATCAGGAACTCAGCAGAATGCAAATTTAA
- the fliF gene encoding flagellar basal-body MS-ring/collar protein FliF has translation MRQFFFNFKNFFQPLNAAQKTLFGVFSTGLLLLIGMIFYWALTPSYSMLFGSLAPDAAHEIVEELKTMGVKYELQDDGRTIRVPSDRVYDLRLRFASSGLGGSEYKGYELFDQNALGMTDFMQRLNQKRALEGELARTINNLDQVDDSRIHIVLPDRSPFQQTAAEPTASVILNMKGGRSLGRDQVDGISSLIAGSVEGLTQENVVILDQRGNRISDNVSPEADIAGNSANVKLRKEMEAYLTDKGQTMLDRVLGPGNSILRVSTEHNFDKIIRESNIIDPESRIIISEERRSTRNAGTTSQPVQNEEGVEPFIANNTEDESTVQLRNYDVTKTVQQEEIGSGEITRISASLLLNHKLETSESGEQEYIPYSNQELNEIREVIAGALGISADRGDLVAITQMEFQDPFIEDDTAGWLPQAIPYSEIIKYLFLSIVLIVVSVMIYRMSKNFSIDYDPLIENGRDPQKDAIAGSRSGRELTEGSPEYEDEDDDQNDFYEQKMSKEARLKLKAAQYRTDEVNKFIESSPEQAARLVRTLINQNAIQ, from the coding sequence ATGAGACAGTTTTTTTTCAATTTTAAAAATTTCTTTCAGCCGCTGAATGCAGCACAAAAAACACTTTTCGGCGTGTTTTCGACAGGTTTGTTGCTGCTTATCGGTATGATTTTTTACTGGGCGCTGACCCCCAGCTACTCCATGCTTTTTGGTTCGCTGGCCCCGGATGCGGCGCATGAGATCGTTGAGGAGCTGAAAACGATGGGAGTTAAATACGAGCTTCAGGACGATGGCCGCACCATAAGGGTACCCAGCGACCGCGTGTACGATTTGCGCCTTCGGTTTGCCTCATCAGGATTGGGCGGAAGCGAATATAAAGGATATGAGCTGTTCGATCAGAATGCACTGGGTATGACCGATTTTATGCAGCGACTGAATCAGAAACGGGCACTTGAGGGAGAACTGGCACGCACGATTAACAATCTTGATCAGGTTGACGATTCAAGAATACATATCGTGCTTCCCGATCGGTCGCCATTTCAGCAGACAGCTGCTGAACCGACAGCATCCGTAATCCTGAATATGAAAGGAGGCCGCAGCCTGGGGCGCGACCAGGTAGACGGCATCAGCTCACTGATCGCAGGTTCTGTAGAGGGGCTTACCCAGGAAAATGTTGTTATTCTGGATCAGCGGGGAAACAGGATTTCCGACAATGTTAGCCCGGAAGCGGACATAGCAGGAAACTCGGCCAACGTTAAGCTGAGAAAGGAGATGGAAGCCTATCTGACGGATAAAGGTCAAACCATGCTCGATCGGGTATTGGGCCCCGGCAACAGCATACTCCGTGTATCCACAGAGCACAATTTTGATAAAATTATACGGGAGTCGAACATCATCGACCCTGAATCCCGCATCATCATCTCGGAAGAGAGAAGATCAACACGGAATGCAGGGACAACCTCTCAGCCCGTTCAGAATGAAGAGGGAGTTGAACCATTTATAGCAAACAATACGGAAGACGAGTCGACGGTACAGCTTCGCAATTATGATGTAACAAAAACAGTGCAGCAGGAGGAGATAGGATCGGGTGAAATTACGCGTATATCAGCGTCGCTGCTTCTGAACCATAAACTGGAGACTTCTGAAAGCGGGGAACAGGAGTATATACCGTACAGTAATCAGGAGCTGAATGAAATTCGTGAGGTGATAGCCGGCGCACTGGGTATTTCAGCAGACAGGGGAGATCTTGTGGCCATCACACAGATGGAGTTTCAGGATCCCTTTATTGAAGACGACACTGCCGGCTGGCTTCCTCAAGCCATTCCATACTCCGAAATCATCAAGTACCTCTTTCTCTCCATCGTCCTCATTGTGGTATCGGTTATGATATACCGCATGTCGAAAAACTTCAGCATCGACTATGATCCGCTAATCGAGAATGGCCGTGATCCGCAAAAAGATGCAATTGCAGGCAGCAGGTCGGGCAGGGAGCTTACCGAGGGTTCGCCTGAATATGAAGACGAGGACGATGACCAGAACGATTTTTACGAGCAGAAGATGAGCAAAGAGGCCCGTCTCAAACTGAAAGCCGCACAGTACCGGACCGATGAAGTGAACAAATTTATCGAGTCGAGTCCGGAACAGGCTGCAAGACTGGTAAGAACGCTTATCAATCAAAATGCAATCCAATAA
- the fliG gene encoding flagellar motor switch protein FliG, producing the protein MMEQQEQRQAMAQGDTPVIKKPGNLNGIEKAAVLLISLGVEKASKILKQLRDAEVEQITRAISDLRNVSSEVVNAVQEEYHDLLSQKKFLVEGGNDIAKNLLVEAKGQQEADEMLRKLDAKSGSDAFNIIQNAEIKNIVHFMESEHPQIAAVILAHLKVSKAADILAKLSPDFRSEVAMRMARLGNISAEVIDELSLVIKDQLSEYTDFSNISKGSGAVAGILNETDMSTEREILESIEKVDPQLAKEIKEQMFMFEDILELEDRTMQDIVAKINKQDLMMALKGVEPDMKEKFVSNMSTRAREILEEDLEASGPAHIKQVEEARQNILKTIKQLDLEGKISIKKKDEEMFVE; encoded by the coding sequence ATGATGGAACAACAGGAACAAAGACAAGCTATGGCACAGGGCGATACCCCGGTCATTAAAAAACCGGGTAACCTTAACGGTATTGAGAAAGCGGCTGTACTGCTGATATCACTTGGGGTTGAAAAAGCGTCCAAAATTCTGAAGCAGTTGCGCGATGCTGAAGTAGAGCAAATAACACGCGCAATCTCGGATTTGCGAAATGTCAGTTCCGAGGTTGTGAACGCCGTTCAGGAAGAATATCACGACTTGTTAAGTCAGAAAAAATTTCTGGTGGAAGGAGGCAATGATATCGCCAAAAACCTGCTGGTTGAAGCGAAAGGACAGCAGGAGGCAGACGAGATGCTTCGGAAACTTGATGCAAAATCGGGCAGTGACGCTTTCAATATTATTCAGAATGCAGAAATAAAAAACATTGTCCATTTCATGGAAAGCGAGCATCCGCAAATTGCGGCGGTGATACTGGCTCACCTCAAGGTTAGCAAAGCTGCTGACATACTGGCTAAACTTTCGCCGGATTTTCGTTCTGAGGTGGCAATGCGCATGGCAAGGCTAGGAAACATTTCGGCTGAAGTAATTGATGAACTGTCGTTGGTAATTAAAGACCAGCTGAGTGAGTACACGGATTTCAGCAATATCAGTAAGGGATCGGGAGCTGTGGCGGGCATTCTGAATGAAACGGATATGTCGACCGAGCGTGAGATTCTGGAGAGTATAGAAAAGGTGGATCCGCAGCTCGCAAAAGAGATCAAGGAGCAGATGTTCATGTTCGAGGATATTCTGGAACTGGAAGACCGCACCATGCAGGATATTGTTGCCAAGATCAATAAACAAGACCTGATGATGGCCCTGAAAGGTGTGGAACCCGATATGAAGGAGAAGTTTGTCTCGAATATGTCGACCCGTGCGCGGGAGATCCTGGAGGAGGACCTGGAAGCATCGGGACCCGCCCATATCAAACAGGTGGAAGAGGCCCGCCAGAATATCTTAAAGACCATTAAGCAGCTCGACCTGGAAGGCAAAATTTCCATCAAGAAGAAAGATGAAGAGATGTTTGTCGAATAA
- a CDS encoding FliH/SctL family protein translates to MNLQAPMKINYEALFNSHSAAARYRKAAGDDAQDESAPHEVFTGPQVEEILQAERERLEKKWDKERAQTEKAAFERGQAEGYEQASQEFRASIAVITEALGEAETGLQRMLEEIKPHIASVAFDLAEKILDLPIENEEVKNRVAGAVEKIIDELSTHTEVVIHVSQSDYDRVSEMLKEKESDHIQLKSGSDLNPGEYRIDTPSEQIAREFKHTLASFRETFSLNL, encoded by the coding sequence ATGAACCTGCAAGCACCAATGAAAATCAATTACGAAGCACTTTTTAACAGTCACAGCGCGGCAGCAAGATACAGGAAGGCCGCCGGAGATGATGCACAGGATGAGTCGGCACCGCATGAGGTGTTCACCGGCCCTCAGGTGGAGGAGATTCTCCAGGCTGAACGGGAACGTCTGGAGAAAAAGTGGGACAAGGAGCGGGCTCAGACCGAAAAGGCCGCTTTTGAAAGAGGGCAGGCAGAAGGATACGAGCAGGCATCGCAAGAGTTCAGAGCATCTATTGCAGTGATAACAGAAGCTCTCGGAGAAGCAGAAACAGGCCTCCAGCGCATGCTTGAAGAGATTAAGCCGCATATTGCTTCAGTGGCCTTCGACCTGGCTGAAAAAATACTGGACCTTCCGATTGAAAATGAAGAAGTGAAAAACCGGGTTGCCGGAGCTGTTGAAAAGATAATTGATGAGCTTTCAACCCATACGGAGGTGGTAATCCATGTTTCACAAAGTGACTACGATCGTGTGAGCGAGATGCTGAAGGAAAAAGAATCAGACCACATTCAACTGAAGTCCGGATCGGATCTGAATCCTGGAGAGTACAGGATAGACACTCCCAGTGAACAGATTGCCCGTGAATTTAAACATACCCTGGCAAGCTTCAGGGAAACCTTTTCGCTGAACCTTTAA
- the fliI gene encoding flagellar protein export ATPase FliI has product MFLLTYINEISSRLDDLDPTERRYGKVSSVIGTVIEATGLDASVGELHVIHTAGGSKIEAEVVGIRDNKSLLMPLDRVEGIKSGCLVEPKSGAMSIRVSEHLLGRVIDANGNPIDSLGPVEKPEHVPVHNGPPGPMERKAIDTPLITGIRAIDGFTTLGRGQRIGIFAGSGVGKSTLMGMIAKESDADVNVIALIGERGREVKEFIDEILGPEGLRRSVVVATTSDKAAMSRVKAAFTASAVAEYFRDRGKNVLLMMDSVTRVAMAQREIGLASGEPPTTKGYTPSVFAMLPQLLERAGSTEKGSITGLYTVLVDNDDMNEPIADAVRSILDGHIVLSRKLAHKNHYPAIDVLSSISRIMNQIVPAEKTEISQKARELLAVYAEAEDLINIGAYSKGSNPKIDEAIGKIDELNAFLKQGSGGYNPETLWNNLGKLVADKKKSEDGKNIPGRNPGEVNA; this is encoded by the coding sequence ATGTTTCTGTTAACCTACATCAATGAAATATCATCCCGGCTTGACGACCTGGATCCGACCGAACGGCGCTACGGGAAGGTGTCATCCGTGATCGGTACCGTTATTGAAGCAACCGGGCTGGATGCATCAGTGGGTGAACTGCATGTGATCCATACGGCAGGCGGATCTAAAATTGAGGCGGAGGTTGTGGGTATCAGGGATAATAAATCACTATTGATGCCTCTCGACCGGGTGGAAGGGATCAAGAGCGGCTGCCTTGTGGAACCCAAGTCAGGTGCCATGTCCATTCGTGTCTCCGAACATCTGCTTGGAAGGGTGATCGATGCAAACGGAAACCCGATAGACAGCCTGGGGCCGGTTGAAAAACCGGAGCATGTGCCTGTGCATAACGGACCGCCCGGACCCATGGAACGGAAAGCGATCGACACTCCACTGATTACGGGGATTCGTGCGATTGATGGTTTTACAACACTGGGCAGGGGCCAGAGAATCGGCATTTTTGCAGGATCGGGTGTGGGTAAAAGTACACTCATGGGGATGATTGCAAAAGAGTCGGATGCAGATGTAAATGTAATTGCGCTGATAGGTGAGCGTGGCCGCGAGGTAAAAGAGTTTATTGATGAAATACTTGGCCCTGAAGGACTGAGACGATCTGTTGTTGTTGCCACTACATCAGATAAAGCAGCGATGAGCCGTGTAAAAGCAGCGTTTACCGCATCGGCAGTTGCCGAATACTTTCGCGACCGTGGCAAGAATGTACTGCTGATGATGGATTCGGTAACACGTGTAGCCATGGCGCAGCGTGAGATCGGGCTGGCCTCCGGCGAACCGCCCACAACCAAAGGATATACTCCAAGCGTGTTTGCCATGCTGCCGCAGCTTCTGGAACGAGCCGGATCAACGGAGAAAGGGAGTATAACCGGTCTCTATACTGTACTGGTGGATAACGATGATATGAATGAACCCATAGCGGATGCCGTACGGTCGATTCTTGACGGACATATTGTGCTCTCCAGGAAACTGGCTCACAAAAACCACTATCCGGCAATCGATGTTCTGTCGAGTATCTCCAGGATCATGAACCAGATCGTGCCCGCCGAAAAGACAGAAATTTCCCAAAAAGCCAGAGAACTGCTTGCTGTATATGCAGAGGCTGAAGACCTGATCAATATCGGAGCATACTCGAAAGGATCGAATCCTAAAATTGATGAAGCCATCGGAAAAATAGATGAGCTCAATGCATTCCTGAAACAGGGCAGCGGCGGTTACAATCCTGAAACCCTTTGGAACAACCTCGGGAAACTGGTTGCGGATAAGAAAAAGAGTGAAGACGGTAAAAATATACCCGGAAGGAATCCGGGTGAGGTGAACGCATGA
- a CDS encoding flagellar export protein FliJ gives MSFKFRLESVLTLRRHEEKMAKQKLAGMLSELSVIKIEYQLKKDRMKGRDISGAGNRTKQPIEKAFGNHLLISSQELRHMKMRIQQHEEAVERQRNLVVETNRNVKIINNLKKKALVEHLNEQNRREQIHQNEIATQMYVKQTTSWI, from the coding sequence ATGAGTTTCAAATTCAGACTTGAATCGGTATTGACTCTTCGCAGGCACGAGGAAAAGATGGCAAAACAGAAGCTTGCTGGTATGCTGAGTGAGCTCTCTGTAATAAAAATTGAGTACCAGCTGAAAAAAGACCGCATGAAAGGACGCGATATTTCTGGAGCGGGAAACCGGACTAAGCAACCGATTGAGAAAGCCTTTGGAAACCACCTGCTGATCAGCAGTCAGGAATTGAGACATATGAAAATGCGAATTCAGCAGCATGAAGAGGCTGTAGAGCGTCAGAGGAATCTTGTAGTAGAGACAAACAGAAATGTTAAGATCATCAATAATTTGAAAAAGAAAGCCCTGGTAGAGCATCTCAACGAGCAGAATCGTCGGGAACAGATACACCAGAATGAAATCGCAACGCAGATGTATGTGAAACAGACAACATCATGGATATAA
- a CDS encoding flagellar hook assembly protein FlgD: protein MELSGIQGAASPLQSGINGKGNAALGKDEFLKLLITQLQYQDPLNPMEGTEFATQLAQFNSVEQLINLNDGVNGLANAQNIMSSGLNNSLASSLTGKTARVLSNTVHSDGKSEQVIHLRLQDLAAETEITIRDANGKTIRTETLSNLGRGDHSWTWDGKSDSGVRAPEGDYTIEVAATNGDDTVNTLTFIEGLVEKVRFTSQGVELLVNGVRLPLGDVEEIGV, encoded by the coding sequence ATGGAACTTTCAGGAATACAAGGAGCAGCTTCACCCCTTCAAAGCGGTATTAACGGCAAGGGCAATGCAGCATTGGGAAAAGATGAATTTTTAAAGCTGCTGATTACTCAGCTTCAGTATCAGGATCCGCTGAATCCTATGGAAGGTACAGAGTTCGCTACCCAGCTTGCACAGTTCAACTCGGTCGAACAACTGATTAACCTGAATGATGGGGTTAATGGTTTGGCAAACGCTCAGAATATTATGAGTTCAGGATTGAACAACTCACTCGCGTCCAGCCTGACAGGCAAAACTGCTCGGGTTTTGAGCAATACGGTTCACAGTGACGGAAAGTCTGAACAGGTTATTCACCTGAGACTGCAGGATCTTGCAGCCGAAACGGAGATCACCATTCGGGATGCAAACGGAAAAACGATTCGTACGGAAACGCTCAGCAACCTGGGCCGGGGCGATCACTCCTGGACGTGGGATGGAAAAAGCGATTCGGGCGTACGGGCTCCTGAGGGTGATTATACCATAGAGGTGGCAGCAACGAATGGCGATGATACGGTAAATACACTCACATTTATCGAAGGGCTGGTGGAAAAAGTGCGATTCACGTCACAGGGAGTAGAACTTCTCGTAAATGGCGTGCGCCTTCCCCTCGGGGATGTAGAGGAGATCGGTGTCTGA
- the flgF gene encoding flagellar basal-body rod protein FlgF: MSLMKSLNSGISGLRAFQTKMDVIGNNIANVDTIGFKSSRITFSEMLSQQISSGQGSSSSPQAGAQVGLGVRISAIERDFNQGGLQTTGRRTDVAIEGNGFFMVNEGDQPFLTRAGNFAFNKDGFLVDQSGRSVQGFNADPQGNIIAGGATEDVRIDFENILPPQSTQNVYVAGNLNADTSLSKIIQSQTAFTTAGGAVANGTTLINDLSQTTAAFAPGDTIDFEVTLNDGSAAVVSHTIAGGDTLDDLVASLNAGLAGEGSVTLVDGIMVLRSDVVGESDLAVGEVTTTGTGDIRSTGFQVTQNGVTGSKTVSTTVYDELGRAHTLVVNLTHEGENQWSYEASFLDGQEVLSGGSGVLEFDETGNLVSDNSFGIEFDPGDGANPVTFSLSLGNPETGSAVTQYAGSSSAKVTSQDGYGEGRLVDFSIDGDGNVNGVYSNGRNVTLAQLAIATVANNNGLETVGGGMFRNTLASGEITINTAADMASTSMAAGVLEGSNVDLAREFTDMITAQRAYQSNARIITTADELLTEAVNLKR; this comes from the coding sequence ATGTCATTAATGAAATCTCTTAATTCAGGAATCAGCGGTCTGCGTGCATTTCAGACCAAAATGGATGTTATTGGCAATAACATCGCCAATGTGGATACGATCGGCTTCAAGTCGTCGAGGATTACATTCTCGGAAATGCTTAGCCAGCAGATCAGCTCAGGCCAGGGGTCATCATCTTCACCACAGGCCGGAGCTCAGGTCGGACTGGGTGTTCGAATATCCGCAATTGAGCGCGATTTTAACCAGGGCGGTTTGCAAACAACCGGTCGCAGAACCGATGTTGCAATTGAAGGCAACGGCTTTTTCATGGTAAATGAGGGGGACCAGCCTTTCCTTACGCGTGCAGGTAATTTTGCATTCAATAAAGACGGTTTTCTGGTTGATCAGTCAGGCAGAAGCGTTCAGGGCTTTAATGCGGACCCGCAGGGCAATATCATTGCTGGCGGTGCAACGGAAGATGTACGAATTGATTTTGAAAATATTCTGCCGCCGCAATCCACTCAAAATGTATACGTAGCAGGTAATCTGAACGCTGATACCAGCCTGTCGAAAATTATTCAGTCTCAGACAGCCTTTACCACTGCGGGCGGTGCCGTGGCAAACGGGACCACTCTGATCAACGATCTGAGCCAGACGACAGCAGCATTCGCACCCGGCGATACCATCGACTTTGAGGTAACATTGAATGACGGCAGCGCGGCTGTTGTAAGCCATACCATCGCAGGCGGCGACACACTCGATGACCTTGTAGCATCTCTCAATGCCGGTCTGGCGGGTGAGGGATCCGTAACACTCGTTGACGGCATCATGGTGCTTCGGTCTGACGTGGTTGGCGAAAGCGATCTGGCTGTTGGTGAGGTTACCACAACCGGAACCGGAGATATTCGCTCAACCGGATTTCAGGTAACCCAGAACGGCGTGACGGGCAGTAAAACCGTCAGCACAACAGTTTATGATGAGCTGGGCAGGGCACACACACTGGTTGTGAACCTAACCCATGAGGGAGAAAACCAGTGGAGCTATGAAGCCAGTTTTCTGGATGGACAGGAAGTGCTCTCCGGGGGAAGCGGTGTCCTGGAATTTGATGAAACAGGCAACCTCGTTTCCGACAACAGCTTTGGAATTGAGTTTGATCCCGGCGACGGCGCAAATCCTGTTACGTTCAGCCTGAGCCTTGGTAACCCCGAAACGGGCTCAGCAGTTACCCAGTATGCAGGGTCCTCTTCCGCCAAGGTTACATCACAGGATGGCTACGGTGAAGGACGCCTTGTCGATTTCAGTATTGACGGTGACGGAAATGTGAACGGTGTTTACAGCAACGGACGAAATGTAACGCTTGCTCAGCTTGCTATAGCAACCGTGGCCAACAACAACGGACTTGAAACGGTTGGCGGAGGCATGTTCCGAAATACGCTGGCTTCAGGCGAAATTACCATCAACACAGCCGCAGACATGGCTTCTACAAGCATGGCAGCCGGTGTGCTTGAAGGGTCAAACGTAGACCTGGCGCGTGAATTTACAGATATGATTACCGCACAGAGAGCATATCAGTCAAACGCAAGGATCATCACAACAGCTGATGAACTGCTTACGGAGGCTGTAAATCTGAAGAGATAA
- a CDS encoding motility protein A — MIAAFLLVLSAIVFQGDLGLFISVSSFLIVIGGVLSVTVVNYSLGELKNAWVSLFENLKNSEIDLRTDIELMNMFARKVRREGMLAVEEDIQNIEDSFLRNGFMFVLDGMQKDTLNSILNDQLENTERTMEKSVRILASMADYSPAFGMIGTVIGLILMLQNIQDPESLGIGLAIALLTTLYGTIFANMIFLPLSGKLDNLSEKHITKRQMYKAAIISIVDEENPRIMENKMLNFLPPSERAEYMAYFDKNSFDKNREEKIYEKWKNYQNKSWQNLVADLATG; from the coding sequence ATGATAGCAGCTTTTTTGCTGGTATTAAGCGCAATCGTTTTTCAGGGTGACCTGGGCCTGTTTATCAGTGTTTCATCATTCCTGATCGTAATTGGCGGTGTACTGAGTGTAACAGTTGTGAACTACAGCCTGGGTGAGCTCAAGAATGCATGGGTAAGCCTTTTTGAAAATCTGAAAAACAGTGAGATCGATCTGCGTACAGATATAGAACTGATGAACATGTTCGCCAGGAAAGTACGCCGCGAAGGAATGCTTGCCGTGGAAGAGGATATTCAGAACATTGAGGATTCTTTTTTGAGAAATGGCTTCATGTTTGTGCTCGACGGTATGCAAAAAGATACGCTGAATTCAATACTGAATGATCAGCTCGAAAATACCGAACGAACCATGGAAAAAAGCGTCCGCATTCTGGCTTCCATGGCCGATTACTCACCCGCTTTTGGGATGATCGGTACGGTGATAGGCCTCATTCTGATGCTTCAGAATATTCAGGATCCGGAATCGCTCGGGATAGGGCTTGCCATTGCGCTGCTTACCACACTCTACGGTACTATTTTTGCGAATATGATTTTTCTGCCGCTTTCAGGAAAGCTGGACAATTTGTCCGAAAAGCACATAACCAAGCGGCAGATGTACAAGGCTGCCATCATATCGATCGTGGATGAGGAAAATCCTCGGATTATGGAAAACAAGATGCTCAATTTTCTTCCTCCATCGGAGAGGGCAGAATATATGGCGTACTTCGACAAGAATTCGTTTGATAAAAACCGTGAAGAGAAGATTTACGAAAAATGGAAAAATTATCAGAATAAATCATGGCAAAATCTGGTGGCGGATCTGGCAACTGGCTGA
- a CDS encoding OmpA/MotB family protein: MAKSGGGSGNWLMTYADFITLMMIFFIVLYTFTPGVEKNKFTAIIGAFQGNRGVLQYESNFSDEILQIDLQRAKNWEKFYETVMDENLGETVQIELLPDGVKITLGEAALFETFSTALRPESEMILREVVMGLEKYEEENVRIIEIHGHTDNRPVRASGNRKYTSNWELGAGRSISVMNYLRDNSSVDPGQFIITSFAEHRPMAPNNSAENMQKNRRVEVLIRYESVKLEAGNETQ; encoded by the coding sequence ATGGCAAAATCTGGTGGCGGATCTGGCAACTGGCTGATGACTTATGCCGATTTCATCACATTGATGATGATCTTCTTCATCGTGCTGTACACGTTTACGCCCGGTGTTGAAAAAAATAAGTTCACGGCAATTATTGGTGCTTTTCAGGGCAACAGGGGGGTTCTGCAGTATGAATCCAATTTCAGCGATGAAATACTTCAGATCGACCTCCAGAGAGCCAAGAACTGGGAAAAATTTTATGAAACGGTAATGGATGAGAACCTGGGTGAAACCGTGCAGATTGAATTGCTGCCGGACGGTGTTAAAATTACCCTTGGTGAAGCCGCGCTCTTTGAGACTTTTTCAACTGCCCTGCGGCCTGAATCCGAAATGATTCTCAGGGAGGTGGTTATGGGACTGGAAAAATATGAGGAGGAAAATGTACGAATCATCGAAATACATGGCCATACAGACAATCGGCCCGTTCGCGCTTCGGGTAATCGCAAATATACGTCGAACTGGGAACTTGGAGCCGGCCGTTCCATATCCGTTATGAACTATCTCCGGGATAATTCAAGTGTTGATCCCGGGCAGTTTATCATTACAAGTTTTGCCGAACACAGGCCGATGGCTCCCAATAATTCAGCAGAAAATATGCAGAAAAACCGAAGGGTCGAGGTGCTGATCCGATACGAGTCGGTTAAGCTGGAAGCCGGCAACGAGACTCAGTAA
- a CDS encoding flagellar basal body-associated FliL family protein — MENNEQEHIEETSEEKQAEKGKKGAGFGKIFLFAIVLILQGAGAYAIVQKTYPDIYNYLNSFSSSGGYYFEMDNIIINPKNSNGQRYLIVSLAFEFDKSSDVAQAEKMKVEIVDRVNLLMIQKTTDELSSLEKRDAIKNELITAMNDLLGKSAVRNLFFTKYVIQ; from the coding sequence ATGGAAAATAACGAACAGGAACATATCGAAGAGACAAGTGAGGAGAAACAGGCTGAGAAAGGTAAAAAAGGAGCCGGGTTCGGAAAAATTTTCCTGTTTGCCATTGTATTGATCCTCCAGGGAGCGGGGGCTTATGCCATAGTGCAAAAAACGTATCCTGACATTTACAATTACCTGAATTCATTCAGCTCCTCGGGCGGATATTATTTTGAGATGGACAATATTATAATCAACCCAAAGAACTCTAACGGCCAAAGATATCTTATTGTTTCGCTTGCATTTGAGTTTGATAAAAGCAGCGATGTTGCACAGGCCGAAAAGATGAAAGTGGAAATTGTTGACCGTGTGAATTTGCTCATGATCCAAAAAACCACGGACGAATTAAGCAGCCTTGAGAAGCGGGATGCGATAAAAAATGAGTTGATTACAGCAATGAATGACCTGCTTGGGAAGAGTGCGGTACGAAATTTGTTCTTTACAAAATACGTGATTCAGTAA